From one Synechocystis sp. PCC 6803 substr. PCC-P genomic stretch:
- a CDS encoding glycosyltransferase family 2 protein, translating into MVNQPLVSIIIPAYRAENTIAFTVRSVLAQTYDHWQVAIGVDDQVDYLQLLAEQGINDPRLKQVFTGGIGSGEAIARNKAVSICDGDILANLDADDAFASDRLEKLVPLAEKYGVAIDNTGVYNSELVLYKQPFPQRQALNFATAADILSPRIPFFPVFQRQLLGDGWTKVPFAADVLFNLELLSRTEKVAIHPEPLYRYYKRDNSITQSANAFETAEKAYLTILSLLDEGALTLTDAIRQAARQEFSENLALNKVFRRYMEEGRCQNLEQFLDMTNNGQKIEFVSNLN; encoded by the coding sequence ATGGTTAATCAGCCCCTAGTAAGCATTATCATCCCCGCCTACCGGGCCGAAAACACCATTGCTTTTACCGTTCGTAGTGTGTTGGCCCAGACCTATGACCATTGGCAGGTAGCGATCGGTGTGGATGACCAGGTGGATTACCTGCAACTATTGGCTGAACAGGGTATTAATGACCCCAGGCTAAAGCAAGTTTTTACCGGGGGCATTGGTAGTGGGGAGGCGATCGCCAGGAATAAGGCGGTGAGTATTTGTGATGGGGACATTCTGGCCAACTTAGATGCGGACGATGCCTTTGCATCCGATCGTCTGGAAAAGTTAGTACCCCTAGCAGAAAAATATGGCGTGGCGATCGATAACACGGGGGTTTATAACAGTGAATTGGTGTTGTATAAGCAACCCTTTCCCCAACGACAAGCACTGAACTTTGCCACAGCGGCGGATATTCTTAGTCCCCGCATTCCCTTTTTTCCAGTTTTTCAACGGCAATTGTTGGGAGATGGCTGGACGAAAGTGCCCTTTGCGGCGGATGTACTTTTCAATTTAGAGCTATTGAGTCGCACGGAAAAAGTAGCTATTCACCCCGAGCCCCTCTATCGTTACTATAAACGGGACAATTCCATTACCCAATCCGCCAATGCTTTTGAAACTGCGGAAAAAGCCTATCTAACTATTTTGTCTCTGTTAGACGAAGGCGCTTTGACTTTAACCGATGCAATTCGTCAAGCGGCCCGGCAAGAGTTTAGTGAAAATCTAGCTTTAAATAAAGTTTTTCGTCGTTACATGGAAGAAGGTCGTTGCCAAAATCTAGAACAATTTTTAGATATGACAAATAATGGGCAGAAAATTGAGTTTGTTTCTAACCTTAACTAA
- the cbiD gene encoding cobalt-precorrin-5B (C(1))-methyltransferase CbiD codes for MSQSISAQSGYTLPVFACASAIAAVETLLTSNCPDSVTLELLEPARTAEIAIEQGALLGHHRALAITRSEPGNNLDLTRHTPVWAEVEFTPGEGKLIIQGGEGIGKQLDREGQAAIYSYAQRLLRHHLQPYISGDQTLMVSLILPLGRTLATRTSNAAFGVVEGLSLLGTSGIAQPLSAPEQLAEFQQHLTSAAQQHQCLVFCLGENGLDLARQWGVPLDQMVKTANWLGSLFVAAAAVGVQEILLLGYHGKLIKLAGGIFHTHHHLADGRLEILTAQAVQAGLPYPLVQELGQAPTTEAGLKLLRHWQTEQNCPWVSKIYQAMADTVDRRSEEYVYKVSQHQLKVGSLLFDGDRQPVAISTQGQAMADKLGMTIPET; via the coding sequence TTGTCTCAGTCTATCTCTGCCCAATCTGGTTATACCCTGCCCGTGTTTGCCTGTGCGTCGGCGATCGCCGCTGTGGAAACCTTGCTCACTAGTAACTGTCCAGATTCGGTCACGCTGGAACTATTGGAACCGGCTAGAACGGCGGAAATTGCCATTGAACAGGGGGCTTTGCTCGGTCATCACAGAGCCTTGGCCATCACCCGCAGCGAACCGGGCAATAACTTGGATTTAACTCGCCATACCCCCGTTTGGGCGGAAGTGGAATTTACCCCAGGGGAAGGAAAACTGATTATTCAAGGGGGAGAAGGCATTGGCAAACAGCTTGATAGGGAAGGCCAAGCCGCCATTTACAGCTATGCCCAACGATTATTAAGACACCATTTGCAGCCGTACATAAGTGGAGATCAAACTCTGATGGTTTCCTTAATTTTGCCCCTTGGTCGAACCTTAGCCACTCGCACATCCAATGCAGCTTTTGGGGTGGTGGAAGGTCTATCTTTGTTAGGCACCAGCGGCATTGCCCAACCCCTCAGTGCTCCGGAGCAACTGGCAGAGTTTCAACAGCATTTGACTAGTGCGGCTCAACAACATCAATGCTTAGTATTTTGCCTGGGAGAAAACGGTTTAGACTTAGCTCGACAGTGGGGAGTACCCCTAGACCAAATGGTAAAAACGGCCAATTGGTTAGGCTCCCTTTTTGTGGCGGCGGCGGCCGTGGGGGTACAGGAAATCTTGCTCTTGGGTTACCACGGCAAATTGATCAAACTAGCCGGGGGCATTTTCCACACCCATCACCATTTAGCCGATGGCCGTTTGGAAATTCTCACTGCCCAAGCTGTACAAGCAGGTTTACCCTATCCCCTGGTACAGGAACTTGGCCAAGCACCCACCACGGAAGCAGGGTTAAAGCTATTACGCCACTGGCAAACGGAGCAAAATTGTCCTTGGGTTAGCAAAATTTACCAAGCCATGGCGGACACCGTCGATCGCCGTTCGGAGGAATATGTTTATAAAGTCAGTCAACATCAATTAAAAGTGGGCAGTTTACTATTTGATGGCGATCGCCAACCGGTGGCAATTAGTACTCAAGGTCAGGCCATGGCTGATAAATTGGGGATGACCATACCAGAAACTTAG
- a CDS encoding NAD-dependent epimerase/dehydratase family protein codes for MRILIMGGTRFIGIHLCRVLVAQGHEVVLFNRGNRPDPVNGVAQIHGDRRVAEQLREKLEKEEFDVIFDNNGRELSDTQPLVDLYNGRVQQFVYMSSAGVYQASSQMPHRETDAVDPQSRHKGKFETERYLAQSGIPWTAIRPTYIYGPHNYNALESWFFDRLVRGRAIPIPGNGQYITQLGHVEDLAIAMAKTIVTPAAIGQIYNISGDRYVTMNGLAQACATAAGLDPQGVKLVHYDPKDFDFGKRKAFPLRQQHFFADIQKAQDHLDWHPNYGLVEGLKNSFQLDYLPSGKGEEKGDFDLDEQILAFS; via the coding sequence ATGCGCATTTTAATTATGGGAGGAACCCGTTTTATCGGTATCCATCTCTGCCGGGTGCTGGTGGCCCAAGGTCATGAAGTGGTCCTATTCAATCGGGGAAATCGTCCTGACCCCGTCAATGGCGTGGCCCAAATCCATGGCGATCGCCGGGTCGCTGAACAGTTGCGCGAAAAACTAGAAAAGGAAGAATTTGACGTAATTTTTGACAACAACGGTCGGGAGTTGAGCGATACCCAGCCCCTGGTGGACTTGTACAATGGCCGAGTACAGCAATTCGTTTACATGAGTTCCGCTGGGGTTTACCAAGCATCATCCCAAATGCCCCACCGGGAGACCGATGCGGTGGATCCCCAGAGTCGCCACAAAGGCAAATTTGAAACGGAACGCTATCTAGCCCAGAGCGGCATTCCCTGGACTGCCATCCGCCCCACCTATATTTACGGTCCCCACAATTACAATGCCCTCGAATCCTGGTTTTTTGACCGTTTAGTGAGGGGTCGAGCCATTCCCATCCCCGGTAATGGTCAATACATCACCCAACTGGGCCATGTGGAAGATTTGGCGATCGCCATGGCCAAAACCATTGTTACCCCAGCAGCGATCGGGCAGATTTATAACATCTCCGGCGATCGATACGTCACCATGAATGGTCTAGCTCAAGCCTGTGCCACCGCGGCGGGTCTTGATCCCCAGGGCGTTAAATTAGTCCACTATGACCCCAAGGATTTTGACTTTGGTAAACGCAAAGCTTTTCCCCTGCGTCAACAACACTTTTTTGCCGATATTCAAAAAGCCCAAGACCATTTAGATTGGCATCCCAATTATGGTTTAGTAGAAGGCTTAAAAAATAGCTTTCAACTGGATTATCTGCCGTCCGGTAAAGGGGAGGAAAAAGGAGATTTTGACCTAGACGAGCAAATCCTGGCATTCAGTTAA
- a CDS encoding DUF3782 domain-containing protein translates to MATTADEVWALLGELIESQKETDRRMQETDRRMKLTDLQMQETDRRMQETDRLIKENGRFIKELGKQIGGLGKKFGSFTEGLALPSMERILQERFGMEVISPSVRASKGGQHLEIDVLAYANSDINTAYVVEVKSHPREESITQLKNLLQKFRTFFPEHKDKKLYGILAAVDWSDDLKQQALREGLYVASIHDEVFELAETPPDFEPKLW, encoded by the coding sequence ATGGCCACCACTGCCGATGAAGTTTGGGCCCTACTGGGGGAGTTGATTGAATCCCAGAAAGAAACTGATCGCCGTATGCAAGAGACCGATCGCCGTATGAAATTAACGGATCTTCAAATGCAGGAGACCGATCGTCGTATGCAAGAGACCGATCGACTTATCAAAGAAAACGGTCGCTTTATCAAAGAACTGGGGAAACAAATTGGTGGGTTAGGGAAAAAATTTGGTAGTTTTACCGAAGGCTTGGCCTTGCCTTCCATGGAGCGCATTCTGCAGGAGCGTTTTGGCATGGAAGTTATTAGTCCTAGTGTCAGGGCCAGCAAAGGAGGGCAACACCTAGAAATTGACGTTCTAGCCTATGCCAACAGTGACATTAATACCGCTTACGTGGTGGAAGTAAAAAGCCATCCCAGGGAAGAGTCCATTACCCAACTAAAAAATTTGCTCCAGAAGTTTCGTACCTTCTTTCCTGAACACAAAGATAAAAAGTTGTATGGCATTCTGGCGGCGGTGGATTGGTCAGATGACTTAAAGCAACAGGCGTTACGGGAGGGTTTATATGTGGCCAGCATCCACGATGAAGTTTTTGAGTTGGCAGAGACTCCACCTGATTTTGAGCCTAAACTCTGGTAA
- the ispF gene encoding 2-C-methyl-D-erythritol 2,4-cyclodiphosphate synthase codes for MTALRIGNGYDIHRLVGDRPLILGGVTIAHHLGLDGHSDADVLTHALMDALLGALSLGDIGHYFPPSDARWQGADSLKLLAQVHQLILERGWRINNLDNVIVAEQPKLKPHIQAMKENLAKVLTIDPDLIGIKATTNERLGPTGREEGIAAYSVALLIKEG; via the coding sequence ATGACTGCTCTACGCATCGGCAACGGCTACGATATCCACCGCCTCGTAGGCGATCGCCCCTTGATTTTGGGGGGAGTTACCATTGCCCACCATTTAGGACTGGATGGCCACAGCGATGCCGACGTGCTGACCCACGCTTTAATGGATGCTCTCCTAGGGGCATTGAGTTTGGGGGACATTGGCCACTACTTCCCTCCCAGCGATGCCCGGTGGCAGGGGGCCGATAGCCTCAAACTTTTGGCTCAGGTGCATCAATTAATCCTTGAACGGGGTTGGCGAATCAATAATCTGGATAATGTGATTGTGGCAGAACAACCCAAACTTAAACCCCACATCCAGGCCATGAAGGAAAATTTAGCCAAAGTTTTGACTATTGATCCAGATTTAATTGGCATTAAAGCTACCACCAACGAGCGTTTGGGCCCCACGGGAAGGGAGGAAGGCATTGCCGCCTACAGCGTGGCTTTGTTAATCAAAGAAGGGTAA
- the gntT gene encoding guanitoxin biosynthesis MATE family efflux transporter GntT, with protein sequence MNLALPSQYQFLPRFFRLATIAVLSNMMVPLAGLVDTAFLGHLEDIDYLAGVILGSILFDYLYRVLKFLRTSTTALTAQAVGEEDQAEVWVAGLRSALVALLLGLGILALQYPLQKFGFALLTGAPGVEQSGMDYFYGRIWGAPAVLLNFVILGWLLGQERNGLVLLISLVANFSNVGLDYLMINRWGWASAGAGWATASSQYLALALGLISIVVLAQGEKEKGEFKAAIAKLSDWGALRATIALKGNILIRFVILITTYSLFTNISSSFGTEVLAQNGLLLQIALLSQFTIQGVGMTSQTLTGNFKSKGEYQLLLPVLLTAIVTTLLMALGFAAVAIAFPETLFGLLTNHAEINDSVRQYTIWLIPLLESTALAFMLEAYFIGLKASQPLRNGVLFAFFGIYLPCLGLAIWQQSNNLLWFSLVSYMLGLVVYLGWQLLTRFSPQTLALESKQPS encoded by the coding sequence ATGAATCTTGCCCTGCCTAGCCAGTATCAATTCTTACCCCGTTTTTTTCGCCTAGCCACCATTGCTGTCCTTTCCAATATGATGGTGCCCTTAGCTGGGTTAGTGGACACCGCTTTTTTGGGCCATCTAGAAGACATTGATTATTTAGCAGGGGTGATCCTCGGCTCGATTTTGTTTGATTACCTCTACCGGGTCCTAAAATTTTTACGCACCAGCACCACCGCTCTCACGGCCCAAGCTGTGGGGGAAGAAGACCAGGCGGAGGTATGGGTGGCGGGACTAAGAAGTGCCTTGGTAGCCCTATTGTTGGGTTTGGGCATTTTAGCCTTGCAATATCCCTTGCAAAAATTCGGTTTTGCCCTGTTAACTGGGGCTCCAGGGGTGGAGCAGTCGGGTATGGACTATTTTTACGGCCGGATTTGGGGGGCTCCGGCGGTGCTGCTCAATTTTGTCATCTTGGGCTGGCTATTGGGACAAGAACGCAATGGTTTAGTTTTGCTCATTTCCCTGGTGGCTAATTTTTCCAACGTTGGTCTGGACTATTTGATGATTAACCGTTGGGGGTGGGCTAGTGCGGGGGCCGGTTGGGCCACTGCCAGTAGTCAGTATTTAGCTCTGGCCCTAGGTTTGATCTCCATTGTGGTTCTAGCCCAAGGGGAAAAAGAGAAGGGAGAGTTTAAAGCGGCGATCGCCAAATTATCGGACTGGGGAGCGTTGCGGGCCACCATTGCTCTGAAAGGGAACATCTTGATCCGTTTTGTGATTTTAATCACCACCTATTCTTTGTTTACTAATATCAGTTCCAGCTTTGGCACGGAAGTCTTGGCCCAAAACGGTCTGCTGTTACAAATTGCCCTGCTTAGCCAATTCACCATCCAAGGGGTGGGCATGACCAGCCAAACCCTGACTGGTAATTTCAAGAGTAAAGGGGAATATCAATTGTTATTGCCGGTTTTACTCACCGCCATCGTCACCACCCTATTAATGGCCCTGGGCTTTGCCGCTGTGGCGATCGCCTTCCCCGAAACCCTATTCGGACTGTTAACCAACCATGCAGAAATCAACGACAGCGTCCGTCAATACACCATCTGGCTGATTCCCCTGTTGGAGAGCACCGCCCTGGCCTTTATGCTGGAAGCCTATTTCATCGGGCTTAAAGCGTCCCAACCCCTTAGGAACGGAGTGCTGTTTGCCTTCTTCGGGATCTATTTACCCTGCCTTGGGCTAGCCATCTGGCAACAGAGCAATAATCTGCTGTGGTTCTCCCTGGTCTCCTACATGTTGGGCCTAGTGGTTTATCTGGGCTGGCAATTACTTACCCGATTTTCACCGCAAACTCTAGCTCTGGAAAGCAAACAACCTAGCTAG
- the crtR gene encoding beta-carotene hydroxylase: MCQESVIVMQATQPLQTVSQAVPKEFLQADGGFNPNVAMFGIAILLMLANVFGYWQWGLPHWLCFSCSVLALHLSGTVIHDASHNAAHRNTIINAVLGHGSALMLGFAFPVFTRVHLQHHANVNDPENDPDHFVSTGGPLFLIAARFFYHEIFFFKRRLWRKYELLEWFLSRLVLFTIVFLGIHYGFIGFVMNYWFVPALIVGIALGLFFDYLPHRPFQERNRWKNARVYPSPILNWLIFGQNYHLIHHLWPSIPWYQYQNTYHITKPILDEKGCDQSLGLLEGKNFWSFLYDVFLGIRFHGHNNSQSSDKP, from the coding sequence GTGTGCCAGGAGTCCGTCATAGTAATGCAGGCGACCCAACCGCTGCAAACCGTTTCCCAAGCTGTCCCAAAAGAGTTTTTACAGGCGGACGGCGGCTTCAATCCCAACGTGGCCATGTTCGGGATAGCTATTCTCTTAATGCTCGCTAACGTTTTTGGCTACTGGCAATGGGGGCTGCCCCACTGGCTTTGTTTTAGTTGTTCGGTGCTGGCGCTGCACCTGTCAGGCACAGTGATCCATGATGCATCCCACAATGCGGCCCATCGGAACACCATTATTAATGCAGTGCTTGGCCACGGTAGTGCCTTAATGTTGGGCTTTGCTTTTCCCGTCTTTACCCGGGTTCATCTCCAACACCACGCCAACGTCAATGACCCTGAAAATGACCCAGACCATTTTGTTTCCACCGGCGGTCCCCTCTTCCTCATTGCCGCCCGGTTCTTCTACCATGAGATCTTTTTCTTTAAACGGCGGTTATGGCGCAAATATGAGCTACTAGAGTGGTTCTTAAGTCGGCTTGTGTTGTTCACGATCGTTTTTCTCGGCATTCATTACGGCTTTATCGGCTTTGTGATGAATTACTGGTTTGTGCCTGCTTTAATTGTTGGCATTGCCCTGGGACTGTTTTTTGATTACCTGCCCCATCGACCTTTCCAAGAACGCAACCGTTGGAAAAATGCCAGGGTTTATCCCAGCCCCATTTTAAATTGGCTCATTTTCGGGCAAAATTACCACCTGATCCACCACCTTTGGCCTTCTATTCCTTGGTATCAGTACCAAAACACCTATCACATCACCAAGCCCATTTTGGATGAGAAGGGTTGTGATCAATCCCTGGGATTACTGGAAGGGAAAAATTTCTGGAGCTTCCTCTATGATGTTTTCCTTGGTATTCGTTTTCACGGCCATAATAATTCTCAATCATCTGACAAGCCCTAG
- a CDS encoding chlorophyll a/b-binding protein, translated as MTSRGFRLDQDNRLNNFAIEPPVYVDSSVQAGWTEYAEKMNGRFAMIGFVSLLAMEVITGHGIVGWLLSL; from the coding sequence ATGACTAGCCGCGGATTTCGCCTCGACCAAGACAACCGTCTCAACAACTTCGCCATTGAACCCCCTGTGTACGTTGACAGCAGTGTTCAAGCCGGTTGGACTGAATACGCCGAAAAAATGAATGGTCGTTTTGCCATGATTGGCTTTGTTTCTCTCTTGGCAATGGAAGTAATTACTGGCCACGGCATTGTGGGTTGGTTGCTCTCTCTCTAA
- a CDS encoding sigma-70 family RNA polymerase sigma factor, whose translation MLGKSMNQAVNTNWAIESGGGKLSALPPESLTNVDLILLCQQKTRPDSTAFNELLRRYQSHVDKILYHLAPDWQDRADLAQEVWIRVYRNIHRLNEPVKFKGWLSRIATNLFYDELRKRKRVSHPISLDAPRRMDDGEIDWDIESDYPSPDETLSTAEFYECLRSAIKDLPEAFRTTIILREIDGLAYEEIAEITGVSLGTVKSRIARARAKLQTFLQPYLAS comes from the coding sequence GTGTTGGGTAAATCCATGAATCAAGCCGTCAATACCAACTGGGCGATCGAGAGTGGCGGAGGCAAACTAAGTGCCCTGCCCCCGGAGTCGTTAACCAATGTTGACCTGATTTTGCTCTGTCAGCAAAAGACCCGTCCCGATAGTACCGCTTTTAATGAGTTGCTCCGGCGTTACCAGTCCCATGTGGATAAAATTCTTTATCACTTGGCCCCCGACTGGCAGGACCGGGCGGACTTGGCCCAGGAGGTTTGGATTCGGGTTTACCGTAACATCCATCGCTTAAACGAACCGGTCAAATTTAAGGGTTGGCTCAGCCGCATTGCCACTAACCTCTTCTACGACGAGTTACGCAAGCGCAAACGGGTTAGTCATCCCATTTCCCTTGACGCTCCCCGGCGCATGGATGACGGCGAAATTGACTGGGACATTGAATCTGATTACCCCAGTCCCGATGAAACTTTATCCACTGCTGAATTTTATGAATGTTTGCGTTCGGCCATTAAGGACCTACCTGAAGCTTTCCGCACCACCATTATCCTGCGGGAAATTGACGGTTTAGCCTACGAAGAAATTGCCGAAATCACCGGGGTTTCCCTCGGGACGGTTAAATCTCGCATTGCCCGGGCCCGGGCGAAGTTGCAAACTTTTTTACAGCCCTATTTGGCTTCCTAA
- a CDS encoding anti-sigma factor: MNSKFDFDCPRQPWDGAEPGNEDLLFDEKFELLSAYIDGEVTPQEKKQVQGWIDSDPEFKQTYLGLIRLQNALPQVPVPPAIDADVLAQRVFAKLEQENRWRGIWFWGSVTAAAVVVAAYSSILGKPLVPSLNQANLDPAIVAMDEDPLMVAIHEPMFEVLTKVDPGHGPENEGAEQGLH; the protein is encoded by the coding sequence ATGAATTCAAAATTTGACTTTGATTGTCCACGGCAGCCTTGGGATGGAGCTGAACCTGGAAATGAGGATTTATTGTTTGATGAAAAATTTGAGCTGTTGAGTGCTTACATTGACGGGGAGGTTACCCCCCAAGAGAAGAAACAGGTACAAGGCTGGATTGATAGCGACCCAGAGTTTAAGCAGACCTATCTGGGGTTGATTCGTTTGCAAAACGCTTTGCCCCAAGTGCCAGTGCCGCCGGCTATTGACGCCGATGTGTTGGCCCAGAGGGTATTTGCCAAACTAGAGCAGGAAAATCGTTGGCGTGGTATTTGGTTCTGGGGTAGTGTGACTGCCGCCGCTGTGGTGGTGGCCGCCTACTCTAGTATTCTGGGTAAACCCTTGGTTCCTTCTCTGAATCAGGCTAATTTGGACCCGGCGATCGTAGCCATGGATGAAGATCCTTTGATGGTTGCCATCCACGAGCCGATGTTTGAAGTGTTAACCAAAGTGGACCCTGGCCATGGGCCCGAAAATGAGGGAGCGGAACAAGGGCTGCATTAA
- a CDS encoding permease, with amino-acid sequence MINLVEFNLFLDLLGSALLLSLPWLLLGIIISSTFLIWTDEQKWVANFPRNRLLSSLVGSALGFLLPLGAFGSVPLVRRLLLQGAPIPLAVSFLVAAPTLNIFAIVRVLSSRQSQYGLIFLCISCSWLMAIVMGLVFSTYRLARQQAEDEGETALLNIPLLRSGALIILQSSMEASPRQGGLVFASGVNPVADFSWRQKLHLFGRNIIEEFQEFGGVLVIGTAIACGIVFFLPQAWLLQWAGLGPVRQTVLMMGWSFILPLGNFSNPDLLAPLGEQLWRGSMVAFLLWGSLFNLQTIGLWLVTLRLRPLSYLVVLVGLSVFLFAMVTNYYLS; translated from the coding sequence ATGATTAATTTGGTTGAATTTAATCTGTTTTTAGATTTACTTGGTAGTGCCCTGTTGCTATCTCTGCCGTGGCTCCTGTTGGGAATTATCATTTCTAGTACTTTCCTAATTTGGACCGATGAGCAGAAATGGGTGGCTAATTTCCCCCGCAATCGTTTGCTCAGTAGTTTGGTGGGAAGCGCCCTCGGTTTTCTGCTGCCTCTGGGGGCTTTTGGTAGTGTGCCCTTAGTGAGGCGTTTACTTTTACAGGGAGCTCCCATTCCTTTGGCTGTTAGTTTTTTAGTGGCAGCACCCACCTTGAATATTTTTGCCATTGTCAGGGTCTTATCTTCCCGTCAATCTCAGTACGGTCTAATTTTTCTTTGTATTTCTTGCAGTTGGTTGATGGCGATCGTGATGGGGTTAGTTTTTAGTACCTATCGACTGGCCCGTCAACAGGCAGAGGACGAGGGGGAAACGGCCCTGTTAAACATTCCCCTATTACGGTCAGGGGCTTTGATTATACTCCAATCTTCGATGGAGGCGTCCCCAAGGCAGGGAGGGTTGGTTTTTGCCAGTGGAGTTAATCCTGTGGCAGATTTTTCCTGGCGGCAAAAGTTACATCTTTTTGGTCGTAACATCATTGAGGAATTTCAGGAATTTGGTGGGGTGCTAGTCATCGGGACGGCGATCGCCTGTGGCATTGTCTTTTTCCTTCCCCAGGCGTGGTTACTACAATGGGCTGGATTGGGGCCGGTACGGCAAACTGTACTAATGATGGGTTGGTCGTTCATTTTACCCCTGGGAAATTTTAGTAACCCAGATTTATTGGCACCCCTGGGGGAACAACTCTGGCGAGGGTCCATGGTTGCTTTTTTATTATGGGGAAGTTTGTTTAATTTACAGACCATTGGACTCTGGTTAGTAACCCTGAGACTGCGGCCCTTGAGCTACTTAGTGGTGTTAGTGGGCTTATCAGTCTTTCTTTTTGCCATGGTGACTAATTACTACTTAAGTTAG
- a CDS encoding glycosyltransferase family 4 protein: MNVLFLHQNFPGQFKHLAPALVAQGHQVVAMIMQKNASPQWQGVKLINYFPNRGSTPNIHPWLVDFETKTIRAESVFHQARKLKAQGFNPDVVIANPGWGESLFVKDVWPETKLGIYCEFFYHASGYDTTFDPEFANVDETEVCRIRWKNINHYLHFDIADGGLAPTQWQADSFPEPFRSKLTVVHDGIDTDILRPNADANLTFNNQITLNRSDEIITFVNRNLEPYRGYHSFMRSLPEILTNRPHAKVLIVGGNGVSYGAKPPGDRPWRDIFLDEVKPKLTPEQLSRLYFLGTIPYNYFINLLQISTVHVYLSYPFVLSWSLLESMACGCAIAASNTAPVREVITDGETGRLVDFFDYSAIATTICQLLEDKEERQRLGINARRLVQAKYDLQTICLPQQLQWLENLVSPQH; the protein is encoded by the coding sequence ATGAACGTTCTCTTTCTTCACCAAAATTTTCCTGGGCAATTTAAACACCTCGCCCCTGCTTTGGTAGCCCAAGGGCATCAGGTGGTGGCCATGATCATGCAAAAAAATGCATCTCCCCAATGGCAAGGGGTAAAGTTGATCAACTATTTTCCCAATCGGGGCAGTACCCCAAACATTCACCCTTGGTTGGTGGACTTTGAAACTAAAACCATCCGGGCAGAATCCGTTTTTCATCAAGCCCGAAAGTTAAAAGCCCAAGGATTTAATCCCGACGTTGTTATTGCTAACCCTGGTTGGGGCGAAAGTTTATTTGTCAAAGATGTGTGGCCAGAAACGAAATTGGGCATTTACTGCGAATTTTTCTACCATGCGTCCGGCTATGACACCACCTTTGATCCGGAATTTGCCAACGTTGACGAAACAGAGGTCTGTCGCATTCGCTGGAAAAATATCAACCATTATCTCCATTTTGACATTGCCGACGGTGGCCTGGCGCCTACCCAATGGCAAGCGGATTCCTTTCCCGAACCTTTCCGCTCCAAGCTGACAGTTGTCCACGACGGCATTGACACCGATATTCTGCGTCCCAACGCCGATGCCAACTTAACTTTTAATAATCAAATCACCCTCAACCGCAGCGACGAGATCATTACCTTTGTCAATCGCAACCTGGAACCCTACCGGGGCTACCACAGTTTTATGCGTTCCCTGCCGGAAATTCTCACTAATCGTCCCCATGCCAAGGTTTTAATTGTGGGCGGCAATGGGGTGAGTTATGGAGCCAAGCCCCCAGGCGATCGCCCTTGGCGGGACATTTTTCTCGACGAGGTTAAACCAAAACTAACGCCAGAACAGTTAAGTCGTCTGTATTTTCTCGGCACCATTCCCTACAACTATTTCATTAATCTGCTACAAATCTCCACTGTCCACGTTTACCTCAGTTATCCCTTTGTGCTGTCCTGGAGCTTACTGGAATCCATGGCCTGTGGCTGTGCGATCGCCGCTAGTAATACAGCCCCAGTGCGGGAGGTGATCACCGATGGCGAAACGGGACGGTTAGTGGACTTCTTCGACTACTCAGCCATCGCCACAACTATCTGCCAGTTATTAGAAGACAAAGAGGAGAGACAAAGGCTAGGAATCAACGCCCGCCGCCTAGTCCAGGCTAAATATGACCTACAGACCATCTGCCTACCCCAACAATTACAGTGGCTAGAGAATCTGGTTTCTCCCCAGCATTAA
- a CDS encoding twin-arginine translocase TatA/TatE family subunit, translated as MTLQEQKMFGLGWPEILLILGVVIIIFGPKRIPELGGALGKTLRGFKEELQTQDVDSTEVVDVELGENDPAAGKK; from the coding sequence GTGACCCTCCAGGAGCAAAAAATGTTTGGATTAGGTTGGCCAGAAATTCTGCTGATTTTAGGGGTAGTAATCATCATTTTTGGTCCCAAGAGAATTCCAGAATTGGGGGGAGCGTTGGGCAAAACCCTGCGCGGTTTCAAAGAAGAGTTACAAACCCAAGATGTGGATAGCACTGAAGTAGTGGATGTAGAACTAGGGGAGAACGATCCTGCGGCCGGCAAAAAATAA